The following are encoded in a window of Alkalibacter saccharofermentans DSM 14828 genomic DNA:
- a CDS encoding DUF1015 domain-containing protein: protein MAVIKAFKSIRPEKELAGKVAALPYDVYNTEEAIEAVKGNPYSFLHIDKSEIDLPSDTDPYSEEVYLKARSTMDSFTEKGIFIQDDTPKLYIYRLIMDGRIQTGLVCCSAIDDYINGTIKRHELTREDKEKDRINHVDYCDANTGPIFLTYESKKNINAIVESWTGKQTPEYDFVTEDGITHQVWIIDNPETIETLVDEFDKIPSTYIADGHHRTASAVKVGLKRRESNPNHTGNEEYNFFLSVLFPHDQLYIMDYNRVVKDLNSMTTDEFISKLEEVMDVESSGSQPFKPSQKGEIGLYLDDTWYRLTVKENTVDYKDPVASLDVSILQESVLKPLLGIGDIRTDKRIDFVGGIRGLKELERRCKIDMKLAFAMYPTSIKELMAISDAGLLMPPKSTWFEPKLRSGIFIHQLT from the coding sequence ATGGCTGTAATCAAAGCATTTAAATCAATCAGACCAGAGAAGGAACTTGCCGGAAAGGTAGCTGCGCTTCCCTACGATGTATACAACACCGAGGAAGCAATTGAAGCCGTAAAGGGCAACCCTTATTCGTTTTTGCATATAGATAAATCAGAAATCGATCTTCCTTCGGATACCGACCCATACAGCGAGGAAGTCTATTTAAAAGCAAGATCAACTATGGATTCCTTTACTGAGAAAGGAATATTCATACAAGACGATACCCCGAAGCTATACATATACAGACTTATAATGGATGGCAGAATTCAAACAGGGTTGGTATGCTGCAGCGCAATAGATGATTATATAAACGGCACCATCAAGCGTCATGAGCTGACCCGTGAGGATAAGGAAAAGGATAGGATCAATCATGTCGACTATTGCGATGCCAACACCGGACCGATATTTTTAACCTATGAATCCAAAAAAAACATCAACGCCATCGTTGAATCCTGGACGGGGAAGCAGACCCCGGAATACGACTTTGTCACTGAAGACGGAATTACGCACCAGGTTTGGATAATCGACAATCCTGAAACTATAGAAACGCTGGTTGATGAATTTGACAAAATCCCCTCCACGTATATTGCAGACGGCCATCACAGAACAGCTTCAGCTGTAAAAGTGGGGCTAAAGCGAAGGGAATCAAATCCAAACCATACTGGAAATGAGGAGTATAATTTCTTTCTAAGCGTACTTTTCCCTCACGACCAGCTTTATATTATGGACTATAACAGAGTAGTCAAAGATCTCAACAGCATGACGACCGATGAGTTCATCTCCAAGCTAGAGGAGGTTATGGATGTAGAAAGCTCCGGCTCACAACCTTTCAAACCCTCTCAGAAGGGGGAAATCGGACTGTATCTGGATGATACATGGTACAGGCTGACTGTAAAGGAAAACACGGTAGATTACAAGGATCCAGTCGCCTCATTGGATGTATCAATACTGCAGGAATCGGTGCTAAAGCCTTTGCTTGGCATAGGAGATATCAGAACGGATAAGCGAATAGATTTTGTAGGAGGCATTAGGGGACTAAAAGAGCTAGAACGCCGATGCAAGATAGATATGAAGCTTGCTTTCGCGATGTACCCAACCTCAATCAAAGAGTTAATGGCAATCTCAGATGCAGGGCTATTAATGCCTCCCAAATCCACTTGGTTTGAACCCAAGCTCAGGAGCGGAATTTTTATTCACCAACTCACATAA